A portion of the Flavobacterium magnum genome contains these proteins:
- a CDS encoding VOC family protein, producing MRRVTGIGGIFFKSKDPKALVAWYARHLGLKTDAYGSSFWWKDADGNDCMTQWSPFKDDTKYFDPSEKAFMQNFRVANLDKLLAQLKVEGVAVIGEPERFDYGSFGWILDPEGNKIELWEPKDSAFQ from the coding sequence ATGCGGCGCGTGACGGGAATCGGCGGTATTTTCTTTAAGTCCAAAGACCCGAAAGCGCTCGTGGCCTGGTATGCCAGACACCTCGGACTGAAAACCGACGCGTATGGCAGCTCGTTTTGGTGGAAGGATGCGGATGGCAACGATTGCATGACGCAATGGTCTCCGTTTAAAGATGACACGAAGTATTTTGATCCGTCTGAAAAAGCCTTTATGCAGAATTTCAGGGTTGCCAATCTCGACAAGTTACTCGCACAGCTGAAAGTTGAAGGCGTGGCTGTCATCGGCGAGCCCGAGCGATTTGATTATGGCAGTTTCGGCTGGATACTCGATCCGGAAGGAAATAAAATCGAACTTTGGGAACCAAAAGACAGCGCATTCCAATAA
- a CDS encoding DUF2752 domain-containing protein: MLHNADNHLESAQSLCPFKMLTGFPCPGCGITKSLVYFYAGDIGKSLHYHVFGPFVILFAVTTILVLSAELITGKEYLDNWLYNKKLAYALGIALAAYHLIRLVLFVIEHSWDDILRQSVWK; the protein is encoded by the coding sequence ATGCTGCATAACGCCGATAACCATCTGGAGTCGGCGCAGTCGCTGTGCCCGTTTAAGATGCTGACAGGGTTTCCCTGCCCGGGTTGCGGCATTACCAAGTCGCTGGTGTATTTTTACGCGGGCGATATTGGGAAAAGCCTGCATTACCATGTCTTCGGGCCGTTTGTGATTTTGTTTGCCGTGACGACGATTTTGGTGTTGTCAGCGGAACTGATCACCGGGAAAGAATACCTGGACAACTGGCTGTATAACAAAAAGCTCGCGTATGCGCTGGGTATCGCGCTGGCTGCCTATCATCTGATCCGCTTGGTGCTTTTTGTCATCGAGCACAGCTGGGATGATATCTTAAGGCAATCGGTCTGGAAATAA
- a CDS encoding lipocalin family protein, which produces MNKKIISLTAILLCILSISFVSCESDDEGGDYVSPNYVAATWKLTAVGALNTQSTLIYTPVMEGSCDAQTVSFTEDFNFTRNYSVLVDEACTPKTTTGTYALEQGNIVVTFVPEGQTLSESISYDIITLSDVLLEVAYTDKLTGKLVFLKFAKQIMTAN; this is translated from the coding sequence ATGAATAAAAAAATCATATCCCTTACAGCCATCTTATTATGCATTCTGAGCATCAGTTTCGTGTCGTGTGAAAGCGACGATGAAGGTGGCGACTACGTTTCGCCGAATTATGTAGCCGCAACCTGGAAACTGACCGCTGTAGGCGCGCTGAATACACAAAGCACGCTGATTTACACGCCGGTAATGGAAGGATCCTGCGATGCACAAACTGTCAGCTTTACAGAAGATTTTAATTTTACCAGGAACTACAGCGTATTGGTAGATGAGGCTTGTACCCCAAAAACAACTACAGGGACTTACGCCCTGGAGCAGGGAAATATTGTCGTTACATTCGTTCCGGAAGGACAGACATTGAGCGAATCCATAAGTTATGATATCATTACGCTTTCCGATGTATTGCTCGAAGTCGCTTACACGGACAAGCTCACCGGGAAACTGGTGTTTCTGAAATTCGCCAAACAGATCATGACTGCGAATTAA
- a CDS encoding DUF4234 domain-containing protein: protein MEVNTIESWNTPQPPNIPYFKVDPVAVLLLGIVTCGLYLIYWNIKVADVLNAVAEREVISQPVAIFAGCCSPVNMYFYYLAGKDGLPHVYRRAGVAQKDDATLLLILGLLVPMVAAMIVQGDINKLYK, encoded by the coding sequence ATGGAAGTGAATACTATCGAAAGCTGGAACACGCCACAGCCGCCCAACATCCCTTATTTTAAAGTCGACCCGGTAGCGGTTTTGCTGTTGGGCATCGTGACGTGCGGGCTGTACCTGATTTACTGGAACATCAAAGTAGCCGACGTGCTCAACGCCGTTGCCGAAAGGGAAGTGATTTCGCAGCCGGTTGCGATTTTTGCCGGTTGCTGCTCTCCGGTCAATATGTATTTCTACTATCTGGCTGGAAAAGACGGGTTGCCGCATGTGTACCGTCGTGCCGGTGTGGCCCAGAAAGATGATGCGACGTTGCTGTTGATTTTAGGTTTGCTTGTTCCGATGGTGGCTGCAATGATTGTACAGGGTGATATCAACAAATTATACAAGTAA
- a CDS encoding 1-phosphofructokinase family hexose kinase produces MKNPDIVTLTVNPSLDKSTSFKGLVPEQKIRCENPEYDAGGGGINVSKAIARLGGESLCIFTSGGDAGRQLQSLLEKEKIMTQAIAVKNATRENLMALDLNTNAQYRFGFPGASLSAAEQDTILDTVNTLKPKFLVASGSLNEDVGSDFYQKMAVEAKKSGVKFIVDTSGEALQKALEAGVYLAKPNIGELAKLVGIEKLHADEADDAARTLIGKGFAQVIVVSLGPQGAVLVTREVTEFIPAPNVPKKSTVGAGDSMVGGMVWALSQGKPLGEVIRWGVACGSAATMNEGTQLFHAEDARRLFDWLGRR; encoded by the coding sequence ATGAAAAATCCTGACATCGTTACCCTGACGGTCAATCCGTCTCTCGATAAAAGTACTTCGTTCAAGGGCCTTGTACCCGAACAGAAGATCCGCTGTGAAAACCCGGAGTATGATGCCGGCGGCGGAGGCATTAACGTGTCTAAAGCCATCGCGCGGCTCGGCGGGGAGTCGCTTTGTATCTTCACCTCAGGTGGTGATGCCGGACGGCAATTGCAGTCCTTGCTGGAAAAGGAAAAGATCATGACCCAGGCTATAGCGGTAAAAAATGCCACGCGCGAGAACCTGATGGCATTGGATCTGAATACGAATGCCCAATACCGTTTCGGCTTTCCCGGAGCCTCACTGTCGGCTGCGGAACAAGACACGATATTGGATACCGTCAATACGCTCAAACCGAAATTCCTCGTCGCCAGCGGCAGCCTCAACGAAGACGTGGGTTCGGATTTTTACCAAAAGATGGCTGTGGAGGCAAAAAAATCGGGCGTAAAATTTATTGTTGATACTTCAGGCGAGGCACTTCAGAAAGCGCTCGAAGCGGGCGTATACCTTGCCAAACCGAATATCGGCGAACTCGCCAAACTCGTCGGGATCGAAAAGTTGCACGCCGATGAAGCCGATGACGCTGCCAGGACCCTCATCGGGAAAGGGTTCGCGCAGGTGATCGTGGTATCTTTGGGTCCGCAGGGCGCCGTGTTGGTCACGCGGGAAGTCACCGAGTTCATACCCGCGCCCAACGTCCCTAAAAAAAGCACCGTGGGGGCCGGCGACAGTATGGTTGGCGGGATGGTCTGGGCGCTGTCGCAGGGGAAGCCGCTTGGTGAGGTCATCCGCTGGGGTGTGGCCTGCGGCTCAGCAGCGACAATGAATGAAGGCACACAATTGTTTCACGCGGAAGACGCCAGGCGGCTGTTTGACTGGTTGGGACGCAGGTGA